A stretch of Besnoitia besnoiti strain Bb-Ger1 chromosome Unknown contig00015, whole genome shotgun sequence DNA encodes these proteins:
- a CDS encoding uncharacterized protein (encoded by transcript BESB_027320), whose protein sequence is MWVAVASSRSLSVVFGAALFASLFCAASALSSSLLNGQSASESLRLSADPVSPESLIAAARRTAQALAAAKPPSRDQVDGGAKTAAGHPVGKMRFMVTDATQGPQAFSQKVKDLPLHNKIVAELKGNVSVMSAMGITIIEVPSSVSDEDLKTLITALREAGGLVEADSPVGIQL, encoded by the exons ATGTGGGTCGCGGTCGCGAGCAGCAGGTCCCTgtccgtcgtcttcggcgcggcTCTTTTCGCGTCGCttttctgcgccgccagcgccctcAGCAGCAGCTTGCTCAACGGACAGTCCGCCTCGGAAAGTCTCCGCCTTTCCGCCGACCCAGTCTCTCCAGAAAGCCTTATCGCCGCGGCACGACGGACTGCGCAAGCTCTCGCAGCGGCAAAGCCTCCAAGTCGAG ATCaggtcgacggcggcgcgaagacggcAGCCGGGCATCCAGTGGGCAAGATGCGGTTCATGGTCACGGACGCCACACAGGGCCCCCAGGCTTTCAGTCAG AAAGTGAAGGACTTGCCGCTGCACAACAAGATCGTCGCGGAGCTCAAAGGAAACGTCTCGGTGATGTCCGCGATGGGCATTACAATCATCGAGGTGCCCAGCTCTGTGAGCGATGAGGACTTGAAGACTCTCATCACGGCCTTGAGGGAGGCAG GCGGCCTTGTGGAGGCGGACTCGCCGGTTGGGATTCAGCTGTAG